The Roseomonas haemaphysalidis genome segment ACGTGCCCAGCGTGTGATCCAGGTTCAGCCAAAGGCCGAGGCCTGCCAGCACAAGCAGAAAGATGCCGGAGGCCAGGTCTTTCGCGTTGATTTTCATGCCGATCCTTTCTTGAACCCCCGCACGCCTGTTGGGCGTGCCTTGCAGTGTGACACTCTTGATACGGGAGATGACGCGCCTGTCATGCCCGGCAGGCCCCTGTCGTCGGGCCACGGCCGGCACCGGCCGCAACCGGCCAGGGCACTTCTTGAATAACTTGGGCGGGGTTGCATCCCCTGCCGCTCGGTCTCCCCCCGAATCGTAAAAGTGAGGCAACCTAAGTCACTTCGTGTGGAGACGGCAACAAGGATGCTTACGATGAAGAGAACTTCATGCGGACGTTTGCGCAACGATGTTACGCCGTGTCGCGTCTGACGATATTTTTCCTTTGAAAGTACCTGTGATGCCCGACGATATCCGCCGCAACGACCCCAGCGGTCAAATCCGCAGCGCCGCCGCCGCCGCCACGCCCAGGCTTGTCGAATTGCGCCGGGACATCCATGCCCATCCGGAATTGGCGTTCGAGGAAGTGCGCACCGCCGGCATCGTCGCTGCCGAGCTGGCCCGCCTCGGCATCCCGCACAAGACCGGCATCGGCCGCACCGGCGTGGTCGGCATGATCGAGGGTGGCCGCCCCGGCCCGACCCTGGCGATCCGCGCCGACATGGACGCCCTGCCGATCCATGAGGAAACCGGCCTGGACTACGCCAGCACCGTGGACGGCAAGATGCATGCCTGCGGGCACGACATCCACACCGTCACCCTGCTCGGCGTGGCCGAGGTGCTGCGGGGCATGGCACCGTCCTTCGCCGGCCGCATCAAGCTGGTGTTCCAGCCCGCCGAGGAAGTTCTGGGCGGTGCCGAGGCGATGATCGCCGACGGGGTGATGGACGGGGTCGACATGGCGCTCGGCTTTCACAACCACCCCGACATGCCGGTGGGCCGCTTCGGCTTCGTGCGCGGTGCCTGCCTGGCGGCGGCGGACCGGTTCGACCTGGTGGTGCGCGGCAAATCCGGCCACGCCGCGCATCCCTACGCCGCGGTGGACCCGATCGTGGCGGCGGCGCATTTCGTGACCCAGGCGCAGACGGTGGTGTCGCGCGAGGTCAAGCCGCTGCAGCCGGCGGTGGTCACCATCGGAATGTCGGCCGGCGGCACCACCTATAACATCATCCCCGAGCGCGTGGTCCTGAAGGGCTCGGTCCGCACCCTGGACCCCGAGGCGCGGGACGTGGCGGAAGCGGCCCTGCGCCGGCTGGCCGAGGGCATCGCGCTCGGCATGCGGGTGGAATGCCAGATGGACTACCGCCGCATGGTGCCGCCGCTGCTCAACAGCGACCGGGTGCTCGACCCCGCCCTGGCCGCCCTGGCCGCGCAGTTCGGCGCCGGGCTGGTCGACGAGGGCGTGCCCAGCATGGGGTCCGAGGATTTCTCGGCCTTCGCGACGCGGGTGCCGGCGATGCAGTTGCGGATTGGCTCCTCCGCCCCGGGGCGGCATGATGCGCTGCACAACGCCGGCTACCAGCCGGACGAGGGCAGCATCCCGGCGGGTGTCGAGGCCTTGTCCCGGATCGCGCTGGAGCTGCTGGCCTGAAAGGGATTGGTCGGATGAAGATCTGCGTATTCGGTGCCGGGGCCATCGGCGGCCACGTGGCGACGCGGCTGGCGCTGGGCGGCGCGGACGTGTCCGTGGTGGCGCGCGGCGCGCAGCGCGATGCCATTGCCGCCGACGGCCTGCATGTCTCGGCCAGGGACGGCGAGCATTCCGCCCGCCCGCGCGTCGGCACGCCGGCGGAGCTGGGCGTACAGGACGCGGTGATCGTCACCGTCAAGGCACCGGCCCTGCCGCAGGTGGCGGAGGCGATCGGGCCGCTGCTTGGCCCGGACACGGCGGTGGCCTTCGTGATGAACGGCATCCCATGGTGGTATTTCGACCGCCATGGCGGCGCGCTGGATGGCCGGCGCCTGCCGGAGATCGACCCAGGCGATGTGCTGCGCCGCGCCGTGGGCGTGGAGCGCACCCTGGGTGGCGTGGTGTATTCCGCCTGCACCGTCACCTCGCCCGGGCGCATCCGGGTGGAAAATGCCGTCAACCGCGTGATCCTGGGCGAGCCCGACGGCAGCGAAAGCCCGCGGGCGCAGGCGATCGCGGATGTGCTGAACAAGGGCGGCATGGTGGGCGAGGTGACGACCGACATCCGCACGGCGGTGTGGAGCAAGCTGGTCACCAACCTCGCTTTCGGCCCCTTCGCCATCCTGTCCCGCCTCGGTGCCGGCCCGTCGACGCAGGACCCGGTGGTGCGGACCGCGATGACGCGGGCGATGGAGGAGGCGGTGGCCGTCGCCAACGCCCTCGGCCAGCCTGTGCAGACCGATGTCGGCAAGCGCGTGGCGGAACTGTCGCGCTCGGCGCACAAGGCGTCCATCCTGCAGGATCTGGAACTCGGGCGGCCGATGGAGGTGGCGTCCTTGTTCCGGGTGCCGCTGGAGCTGGCGCGCATGGCCGGCGTGGACACGCCGACCCTCGACCTCGCCGTGGCCCTGGCGACGCAGCAGGCCAACGCCGCCGGGCTGTTCCAGACCGCCGCCTAGGGTGAAAAGGGCAGCGGTGCCGGATGGACCGGCACCGCGTCCTGCCCCAGCACCCAGCCCTCCCAGCGCCGCACCCAAGGGTCGTCCGGCACGGTGTCCGGCCGCGTGCCGTCCAGCACGCCGATGACGCACAGCAACCCCAGAAGGCTGTCGAAGCGGTCCTCGCCCAGCGCATCGGCGCCGAAGCCCGACTGAAGCGCGGCCACCAGCGCCGGCGCGGGCGCGACATGGAGCCGCCCCATGGCCAGCCGGAGGGACGGCTCCGCCGCCCGCCGCGCTTCCGGCACCCGCTTGCTGCCGTGCAGCACCACGCCGAGATGCCGCATCGCTTCCGCCGGATAGGTTTCCGCCAGCACGGCTGTGCCCGGTGCCAGCAGGGCGCGCAACCCGCCCTCGAACGGCCAGAAGCGGTAAGGCGCGCCGGCGGCCAGGGCAGGGGCCAGCCAATCGCGCCAGGCACTGATCGCTGCCTTACCGGTCTGGTTGGCGCCCAGGGTCCAGAACAATGGCGCGCCGGCCGGCCGCTCGGTGGTGGCCAGGTCGCACAGCCGCGACAAGCTGGCCGGACCAGCAAAGCCCAGCGCCGCCGCATGCGACGCGCGCGTCATGCCGCGTAGACCGCGGGCGGGGTAGAAGGGCCGGTCCGGTGACACCTCGGCCAGGTCCGTGGCCACGGAAAAAAAGGCGGCGGAGCTGTCGAGGCCACGCAGAAACGGCAGGAAGCCGGCTTCGGGCCGGGCGGCGGCGAAGGCGCGTGGCAGGCCGAGCGGCAGGTCCAGGCCCAGTGCCAGCGGCGCCCCCTCAGCCAGCAACCGGGCGGCCAGCGCCGCCGGATCGCCCACCGGCACCGGCGCCTCGGCCACCCAGCCGCCGGCATGGCGGCGGGCGATGCTCACTTGGCGCTTGCGCGGGTCCAGGCTCCAATCCGCGTGGGCGGCGATCAGCGAGGGCCGCGCCACGGGCGGGATCAGAGCGGCTTGGTGGCCTTTTCCATCAGGCGCGCGAAGAAACCCTGCTTGGCCGGCGTGGCGGGGGCGGCCTTGCTGGCGGCCAGCAGCGCCTCACGCTCCTTGGTCTTCAGCTTCAGCCACTGGTCCAGCGTCTTGCCGGCCTTGGCGGCGCGCTTGGTTTCATAGGCGCGCTGGCCCTCGGTCATCTTGGGCGCGGCTTCGGGGGCCGCTGCGGGCGTCGCGGGGGGCTTGGGGGGCTTGGCCATCGGTACTCGTCCATCTCGGGGCAGGCGCATGCCGCAGATGCCCGCTGCGGGCGGCCGCATCAAGAGGGGGTTGCGCCGGCACCGCCGCTGCCGCTTGTTGCCGCCCCATGGAACCAAGACTGAAAGCCGGCCTCTGGGCCAAGGCGGCGATCCGCATGGCCGACCTGTCCGGCCGCTCCGCCATGGTGCTGCGAAAGGGCGACGAGGATGCCGGCGGCATCCTGTGCCTCCTGCGCGGGCGCGACGGCTGCGTGGTGCTGGCGCAGACGCGCGACCCGGAAGGCCGCCCCGCGTGGCAGCGCGGCACCGGCCGGCAGCCGGTGCCGGAGCCGGAAGCCGAGGCCTACGTGGCCCGGCAAACGGCGCGCGACCCCGACCTGTGGGTGATCGAGTTCGACACGCCGGACCTCGTGCCGCCGTTCGAGGCCCGGCTGGTGTAGCGGCTCAGCAGACGAAGTCGTTTTCCGCCACCGCCCCGCCCTGGGACACGCGGTGGATGTTGCCGAACATCTGGTTGATGGTGCTGACGAAGTTGTCCGCCGCCATGGCCGCGATGTGCGGCGTGACCACGGCGTTGTCCAGCTTCAGCAGCGGGTGGTCCGCCGGCACCGGCTCCTGCTCATAGACGTCCGTCGCGGCGCCGAGGATCTCGCGCGCCTTGAGTGCCTCCACCAAGTCGCTTTCGATCACCACGCCGCCGCGGGCGCAGTTGATCAGCACGGCCTTGGGCTTCATGGACTGCAGCGCGCGGCGGTCGATCATGCCGGCGGTCTGCGGCGTCATCGGGCAATGCAGGGACACGATGTCGGCCTGGGCCAGGATCTCCGGCACAGTGGCGAAGCGCACGTCCTGCTCGGCTTCCTCGGCGGCGCTCAGCGGGCGGGTCTTGTTGTACAGCACGGGGCAGCCGAAGGCCTTGACCATCCGCGCCACGTTCTGGCCGATCGCGCCGTAGCCGATGATGCCGACGGTCTTGCCGGAGATCATCAGGCTTTCCTTGGGCAGGGTCGTGGTGCGCCAGGCGCCGTTCTCGCGCAGCGTGGCATGGCCGAAGGCCAGGTTGCGCAGCAGCGCGATCATCAGCCCAACGGCGAATTCCGCCACGGGCACGGCATTGCTGCCCGTGGT includes the following:
- a CDS encoding DUF1491 family protein yields the protein MEPRLKAGLWAKAAIRMADLSGRSAMVLRKGDEDAGGILCLLRGRDGCVVLAQTRDPEGRPAWQRGTGRQPVPEPEAEAYVARQTARDPDLWVIEFDTPDLVPPFEARLV
- a CDS encoding M20 metallopeptidase family protein, whose amino-acid sequence is MPDDIRRNDPSGQIRSAAAAATPRLVELRRDIHAHPELAFEEVRTAGIVAAELARLGIPHKTGIGRTGVVGMIEGGRPGPTLAIRADMDALPIHEETGLDYASTVDGKMHACGHDIHTVTLLGVAEVLRGMAPSFAGRIKLVFQPAEEVLGGAEAMIADGVMDGVDMALGFHNHPDMPVGRFGFVRGACLAAADRFDLVVRGKSGHAAHPYAAVDPIVAAAHFVTQAQTVVSREVKPLQPAVVTIGMSAGGTTYNIIPERVVLKGSVRTLDPEARDVAEAALRRLAEGIALGMRVECQMDYRRMVPPLLNSDRVLDPALAALAAQFGAGLVDEGVPSMGSEDFSAFATRVPAMQLRIGSSAPGRHDALHNAGYQPDEGSIPAGVEALSRIALELLA
- a CDS encoding ketopantoate reductase family protein, giving the protein MKICVFGAGAIGGHVATRLALGGADVSVVARGAQRDAIAADGLHVSARDGEHSARPRVGTPAELGVQDAVIVTVKAPALPQVAEAIGPLLGPDTAVAFVMNGIPWWYFDRHGGALDGRRLPEIDPGDVLRRAVGVERTLGGVVYSACTVTSPGRIRVENAVNRVILGEPDGSESPRAQAIADVLNKGGMVGEVTTDIRTAVWSKLVTNLAFGPFAILSRLGAGPSTQDPVVRTAMTRAMEEAVAVANALGQPVQTDVGKRVAELSRSAHKASILQDLELGRPMEVASLFRVPLELARMAGVDTPTLDLAVALATQQANAAGLFQTAA
- a CDS encoding 2-hydroxyacid dehydrogenase, translated to MSEKIVVIDPITPSTAQRMRDLLPPGLTLEHATSRDPAELKTLVADADYIVSGQIAVNAELLAAARQAKLLHKWGVGVDNFDLDAAKAQGVTVARTTGSNAVPVAEFAVGLMIALLRNLAFGHATLRENGAWRTTTLPKESLMISGKTVGIIGYGAIGQNVARMVKAFGCPVLYNKTRPLSAAEEAEQDVRFATVPEILAQADIVSLHCPMTPQTAGMIDRRALQSMKPKAVLINCARGGVVIESDLVEALKAREILGAATDVYEQEPVPADHPLLKLDNAVVTPHIAAMAADNFVSTINQMFGNIHRVSQGGAVAENDFVC